The sequence GCAGCGCGCCACGCCCGCGGCATGACTCTGGGCCAGGTGGCAAGCACTTTGGGCGTGAGTCGCCCGACCGTCTGGGCCTGGGAGCAGGACCGCGCGCGCCCTGCCCCGCATCGTCTGGGCCTGCTGGCCGCCTGCCTGGGCGTGGAGGAAACCGCGCTGACCGGTACCGAGCCTAACAACCAGGTTACTCAATTGGTCGAAGAGGCGCGCGTGAAGATCGCGGCGGCAGCCGGAACCCTGCCAACCCGGGTGCGGATCCTGATCGAACTTTGACGGTTCCCGCGCGGGCCGAAGGTAGCAGGCATACCCAATCACGGTCACCCGCGAGAGACCGCTTATCAACAGCCTCAAACATGGTAAACAATATCTAACACACTGATTCGCTTATATATTTGTTAGCTTACAAGGCTAACAAGGTCAAGGCGGCAGGGTGCGAGAATTGGCTAACGGCGCAAGTCTGGCGAGGGGGCACCTTGGCCAACGGCGGCGCTCGAAACGGGGGCGACGAAAATGGGGGTACACTTCGTGCCGCGCGGCGATGGCGTGCTGTTGCGGCTATGGGCCGGGGTCAGCAGCGAGATCGCGCTGGCCTGCGATCGGCAAGGACAAATCACCGAACTGTGCGGGGCTTTGCCGGGCGATCCAATTGGGCGACCGTTGTGGGATCTGGCGGTGCCGCGCCAGCGCGAGCGATTGCGCCAGGCCTATGCCGCTGCACTTGCCCAAGACCGCCGCTCTGACTGGATCGAACTGGCCCTGCGCGGATCCAATGGTGCGCGCGAGTGGCATGAGCTGCGGATCGATCCGGTCACGTTCGGCCCGGACCACAGCCTAGGCGCTATCTGCGTACTGCGTTCGATCACCGAACGGCGGCGGCTGGAGCGCGAGGCCTTTGCCGCAGCGATGACCGACCCGCTGACCGGCTTTACCAACCGCACCGCATTTATGGCGATGCTGGCGCATCTGGCTGAGCAGGATG comes from Novosphingobium ginsenosidimutans and encodes:
- a CDS encoding sensor domain-containing diguanylate cyclase → MGVHFVPRGDGVLLRLWAGVSSEIALACDRQGQITELCGALPGDPIGRPLWDLAVPRQRERLRQAYAAALAQDRRSDWIELALRGSNGAREWHELRIDPVTFGPDHSLGAICVLRSITERRRLEREAFAAAMTDPLTGFTNRTAFMAMLAHLAEQDVPGALALVDLDRFRVFNLRYGHAAGDRLLVSFAGLLRQVTRPDHILSRTDGETFAVIMPGADLSEARTTAGAITSALANVASGAQRGELPFTASIGLALLGPDNDASLRCAELAVTDAKARGRARIGLCPSRLRLPWTWRQTLREQATAA